In Dasypus novemcinctus isolate mDasNov1 chromosome 10, mDasNov1.1.hap2, whole genome shotgun sequence, one DNA window encodes the following:
- the OR5AR1 gene encoding olfactory receptor 5AR1, whose protein sequence is MDKGNHSVVTEFVFMGITQDPQLQIIFFVVFMVVYLVNVVGNVGMIVLIITDTQLHTPMYFFLSNLSFVDLGYSSAIAPRMLADFLSKHKVISFSSCATQFAFFVGFVDAECYVLAAMAYDRFVAICRPLHYSTLMSKRVCLALMMGSYLIGLVSLVAHTSLTFSLSYCGSNIINHFFCEIPPLLALSCSDTYISEILLFSLCGFIEFSTILIIFISYAFILIAIIRMHSAEGRIKAFSTCGSHLIGVTLFYGTVMFMYLRPTSSYSLDQDKWASVFYTIIIPMLNPLIYSLRNKDVKAAFKKLIGKKS, encoded by the coding sequence ATGGATAAAGGAAACCACTCAGTGGTGACTGAGTTTGTCTTTATGGGAATCACTCAGGACCCTCAGCTGCAGATCATCTTCTTTGTGGTCTTTATGGTGGTCTACCTAGTCAATGTGGTAGGAAATGTCGGCATGATTGTCCTGATCATAACAGACACGCAACTTCACACgcccatgtatttttttctctccaacCTCTCCTTTGTTGACCTGGGCTACTCTTCAGCCATTGCCCCTAGAATGTTGGCTGATTTCCTAAGTAAGCACAAAGTCATCTCCTTCTCCAGTTGTGCCACCCAGTTTGCTTTCTTTGTAGGTTTCGTGGATGCTGAGTGCTATGTCCTGGCAgccatggcctatgaccgttTTGTGGCCATCTGCCGACCTCTCCATTATAGCACTCTCATGTCCAAGCGGGTCTGTTTGGCTCTCATGATGGGCTCTTATTTGATTGGACTGGTGAGTTTGGTAGCTCATACTTCCCTTACCTTCAGCCTTAGTTACTGTGGTTCCAATATCATcaaccactttttctgtgaaatcCCACCTCTCTTGGCCCTCTCTTGCTCAGACACCTACATCAGTGAGATCCTACTTTTCAGTCTGTGTGGCTTCATTGAATTCAGCACCATCCTTATCATCTTCATCTCCTATGCCTTCATCCTCATCGCCATCATCAGAATGCACTCAGCTGAAGGCCGCATCAAGGCTTTCTCCACCTGTGGGTCTCACCTCATTGGTGTAACCCTCTTCTATGGCACAGTCATGTTTATGTACCTGAGGCCAACATCCAGCTACTCCCTGGACCAAGACAAGTGGGCTTCTGTATTCTACACTATTATCATCCCCATGTTGAATCCCTTGATCTACAGTCTGCGAAATAAGGATGTGAAAGCtgcttttaaaaaactaattggGAAAaagtcttaa
- the LOC101413018 gene encoding olfactory receptor 5AP2: MYSSEQMSCSIFPLTPAQMIKYMKESQGRNQTEVAEFILLGLSDNPDIQVILFGLFLSIYMATMVGNLGMIILIMIYPSLHTPMYYFLSSLSFVDASYSSSVTPKMLVNLVVEDKAISFSGCAAQFYFFGSFLGTECFLLAMMSYDRYAAIWNPLLYPVLMSGRICFLLVATSFLAGFGNAAIHTGMTFSLSFCGSNRINHFYCDTPPLLKLSCSDTHINGIVIMAFSSFNVISCVMIVLASYLCILIAILRMPTLEGRHKAFSTCASHLIAVTIFFGTILFMYLRPTSSYSMEQDKVVSVFYTVVIPMLNPLIYSLKNKDVKGALKKILQKHIP, translated from the coding sequence ATGTATTCATCTGAACAAATGTCATGTTCTATCTTTCCTCTTACCCCAGCTCAAATGATCAAATATATGAAAGAGTCTCAAGGCAGGAATCAAACTGAAGTGGCAGAATTTATTCTCTTAGGACTCTCAGACAACCCAGATATACAAGTTATCCTTTTTGGATTGTTTCTGTCAATCTATATGGCAACCATGGTGGGTAATTTGGGAATGATCATTTTGATTATGATTTATCCCTCtctccacacccccatgtactacTTTCTCAGCAGCCTTTCCTTTGTTGATGCCTCTTACTCCTCTTCTGTGACTCCTAAGATGCTGGTGAACCTCGTGGTTGAAGATAAGGCCATTTCTTTCAGTGGATGTGCTGCCCAGTTCTACTTTTTTGGCTCCTTCCTGGGCACTGAATGCTTCCTGTTGGCCATGATGTCATATGACCGCTATGCAGCCATTTGGAACCCGCTGCTCTACCCAGTTCTCATGTCTGGGAGAATTTGTTTTTTGCTAGTGGCTACCTCCTTCCTGGCAGGCTTTGGAAATGCAGCCATCCACACAGGGATGACTTTcagtttgtccttttgtggctcTAATAGGATCAACCATTTCTACTGTGACACTCCACCTCTGCTCAAACTTTCTTGCTCTGACACCCACATCAATGGCATTGTCATCATGGCTTTCTCCAGTTTTAATGTCATCAGCTGTGTTATGATTGTTCTCGCTTCCTACTTATGCATTCTCATTGCCATCTTGAGGATGCCCACATTAGAGGGGAGGCACAAAGCCTTCTCTACCTGTGCCTCCCACCTCATAGCTGTCACTATATTCTTTGGGACAATTCTCTTCATGTACTTGCGCCCTACATCTAGCTACTCAATGGAGCAGGACAAGGTTGTCTCTGTCTTTTATACAGTGGTCATCCCTATGTTAAATCCTCTTATCTACAGTTTGAAAAATAAGGATGTGAAAGGAGCCCTAAAGAAAATCTTACAGAAACACATACCATAA